The Pogona vitticeps strain Pit_001003342236 chromosome 6, PviZW2.1, whole genome shotgun sequence genome contains a region encoding:
- the CDC42EP5 gene encoding cdc42 effector protein 5 — MPILKQSPVSHSKKRPRLDRAMISAPLGDFRHTMHIGRGGDAFGDTSFLSSHGGAKANGLPPEVAMSPGTLSNPGEVSGHFGLLASPGNGNGVTQSPATSTPDGSFVVLQHPEMAEWQPQKSPNGEDWSLQQKFSLESPALEHAESLLSFQLDLGPSILEDVLGVMDKDWDSLQGEEEERLRVESSSPVEQVHQEAGRGGGGGGEEEEDDDDEEEDEGQGYSFEDEQDEEIGL; from the coding sequence ATGCCTATCCTCAAACAGTCTCCTGTTTCCCACTCCAAGAAGCGCCCCCGTTTGGATCGGGCCATGATCAGTGCCCCCTTGGGTGACTTCCGGCACACGATGCACATCGGCCGTGGTGGAGATGCTTTTGGCGACACATCTTTCCTTAGCAGCCATGGAGGAGCCAAGGCCAACGGGCTTCCCCCTGAAGTGGCCATGTCTCCTGGGACACTCTCTAATCCTGGAGAGGTTAGTGGTCACTTTGGACTGCTGGCTTCCCCTGGTAATGGCAATGGTGTCACTCAGAGCCCAGCAACGTCGACCCCTGATGGCAGCTTTGTGGTGTTGCAGCACCCAGAGATGGCAGAGTGGCAGCCTCAGAAGTCCCCTAACGGAGAAGACTGGAGTCTACAGCAGAAGTTCTCCTTGGAGAGCCCCGCTTTGGAACATGCTGAATCCCTTCTCTCTTTCCAGTTGGACTTGGGGCCTTCCATCTTGGAGGATGTGCTGGGAGTGATGGACAAAGACTGGGACAGTCTccaaggagaagaagaggaaaggctgAGAGTTGAAAGCTCAAGCCCAGTGGAGCAAGTCCACcaagaagcaggaagaggaggaggaggaggaggagaagaagaggaggacgaCGACGATGAGGAGGAGGACGAAGGGCAGGGCTACAGTTTCGAGGATGAACAGGATGAAGAGATTGGGCTATAG